A single genomic interval of Anopheles marshallii chromosome 2, idAnoMarsDA_429_01, whole genome shotgun sequence harbors:
- the LOC128709126 gene encoding eukaryotic initiation factor 4A-III has product MSGRRVPANEDLSNVEFETSEDVEVLPTFNSMGLREELLRGIYAYGFEKPSAIQQRSIQPIVKGRDVIAQAQSGTGKTATFSISILQSMDTTLRETQVLCLSPTRELAVQIQKVILALGDFMNVQCHACIGGTNLGEDIRKLDYGQHVVSGTPGRVFDMIKRRVLRTRSIKMLVLDEADEMLNKGFKEQIYDVYRYLPPATQVVLISATLPHEILEMTSKFMTDPIRILVKRDELTLEGIKQFFVAVEREEWKFDTLCDLYDTLTITQAVIFCNTRRKVDWLTEKMREANFTVSSMHGDMPQKERDEIMKEFRSGQSRVLITTDVWARGIDVQQVSLVINYDLPNNRELYIHRIGRSGRFGRKGVAINFVKSDDIRILRDIEQYYSTQIDEMPMNVADLI; this is encoded by the exons TGCCAGCGAACGAGGATCTATCGAACGTGGAGTTCGAAACAAGTGAAGATGTCGAGGTGCTGCCGACGTTCAACTCAATGGGGCTTCGGGAAGAGCTTCTGCGGGGTATTTACGCGTATG GTTTCGAGAAGCCTTCCGCCATCCAGCAAAGAAGTATTCAACCGATCGTAAAGGGTCGGGATGTCATCGCACAAGCACAGTCGGGTACGGGCAAAACGGCAACGTTCTCCATATCCATCTTGCAGTCCATGGATACCACACTGCGGGAAACGCAGGTTCTCTGTCTGTCCCCGACCCGTGAATTGGCTGTTCAGATCCAGAAAGTTATTTTGGCGCTGGGTGATTTCATGAACGTACAGTGTCACGCCTGTATCGGTGGCACTAACTTGGGGGAAGACATTCGCAAACTGGACTACGGTCAGCACGTAGTTAGCGGCACACCGGGCCGTGTGTTCGACATGATCAAACGGCGTGTCCTGCGTACGCGTTCCATTAAGATGCTGGTGCTGGATGAAGCGGACGAGATGTTAAACAAAGGGTTCAAGGAACAGATTTACGACGTTTACCGGTACCTGCCGCCGGCCACGCAGGTAGTGCTGATTTCTGCAACCCTGCCGCATGAAATTCTCGAAATGACATCCAAGTTCATGACCGACCCGATCCGCATTCTGGTAAAGCGTGATGAACTGACACTGGAAGGCATCAAGCAGTTCTTCGTGGCGGTCGAGCGTGAAGAATGGAAGTTTGATACACTGTGCGATCTGTACGATACGCTTACCATCACGCAGGCCGTCATTTTCTGCAATACCCGACGCAAGGTGGATTGGTTGACGGAGAAGATGCGCGAGGCCAACTTCACCGTCAGTTCAATGCACGGTGACATGCCACAGAAGGAGCGAGACGAAATCATGAAGGAGTTTCGGTCTGGCCAGAGCCGAGTACTGATCACGACCGATGTTTGGGCGCGCGGTATCGATGTGCAGCAGGTGTCATTGGTCATTAACTACGATTTGCCGAACAACCGTGAGCTGTACATTCATCGTATTGGTCGATCTGGTCGTTTCGGCCGTAAAGGTGTGGCGATTAACTTTGTCAAGTCGGATGATATCAGAATTTTGCGAGATATTGAACAGTACTACTCGACACAAATCGATGAAATGCCTATGAACGTGGCAGATCTTATTTAA
- the LOC128707733 gene encoding (E3-independent) E2 ubiquitin-conjugating enzyme UBE2O, with protein MEKVKSVERAAIIKNRPSNEQKAAAANGSPGLNSDATQALRVRPSQLYHPHGQQTLGTGPLSSDRKTHIVQHQQDRVENEKCNEDANNGDSGEDEQENQYFYEDEIFCLTPKNGHVKFGLVLDNYDESEEETAEEDAPKRGEIRACWHPDGREEIIKQRKVGLADRTLMPGDVVRRMVRGRDTQRGYCHEITVKADLRIIGTKHVIRNVPSDRLRPLLSLPKDSAVCLDSWVGSTKQIIEKLILKSSCGSLVEICPASELGMFRDHNMRFRRGFFAEPLFYPGQQLVGLMSELANAKWLTTSNEMKLSRKNYMLERKFTVQSVELQGVSVHWQCKVSTEDLEQKLSEGGSLQQPPEYISKEDLKRLKKLNLFESCMLQINDKNYLKIEESDVICSKQAWRKDMSGKYREQLLQESKAKVKPIKASTAEEEKVTKSAKLNNVDSKLTVRSAGKENGGHGLSTKLANEDSDEGWETDEEGEQSDGAASSCSVTSKPSPRKSPLLSKRACKLKRRQLAGEFSGDRLPAAGDEVVTEALVVYSTATVVWQDGTIETNIPSTELRPIHHLDDHEFFPGDFVLAGNTDPAKNPSFRDYGVIQDVDHHGRTARVKWFSTYTCTAEPQPTYNGESEVSVYDLKDHPDFQYRPGTIVIRVANFTGEDGVSTAGQVLDNYPNGMVKVWWVDGFVSMCWPQDIFEVGQYDSENNFWGSVGDSDADSWETEAESCHFGDADAGSPSVMLKPQLTTNLERARVAIARLEELFNINPHLQNQEIMKKLMMVYKKCRFLDRLMNTSFFHERHFMGLVERVRKSNNQTTVERMQDQKNRLFNQSASGSKTSTPTANTPEAVKTYSLQRALFSPSTPNSPSVSSPTEKQEENDNANYNVGIANMELDYVNMCMKMNENAENDLNNTSSVFDLAEAGPGSDKPDQEDKETGEQLSRECVAARLCSLLKSQLIKVLEEIIERYGLEDPFKEIISVVEINTPTLASMPPSWTPSPAGTPEIPSTTPDPIAASSPTVAGMDMVPSSPSGPVSESFQIIDSAPTSHKFHLTIFQTSNAQSFYKAVQREHWLLRTALPPGVWVRTFEDRLDLLSVMIEGPKKTPYEDGLFLFDIQLGLDYPRAPPLCHYISYCTDRLNPNLYEDGKVCVSLLGTWSGKGTEVWGPSSTLLQVIVSIQGLILVAEPYFNEAGYEKLRGSQQGKENSRMYNEMVLLKLVQSMTKLVSNPPEVFRDQILTHFHACGQRMYHRLKTWMELSNDYNRRISVAERNEKEPIASCDSGASQAKGAPAPVASQEDTAIKDELLSENSDPLVPQPEFPLIPASRGFCLTLTGLLEAFQKQLQQLATLPVAPLADGK; from the exons ATGGAGAAGGTGAAAAGTGTAGAACGGGCAGCCATCATAAAAAATCGCCCAAGCAACGAACAGAAAGCGGCAGCCGCCAATGGTAGCCCCGGTTTGAACAGCGACGCAACACAAGCGCTTCGAGTGCGACCCTCACAGCTTTACCATCCACACGGTCAGCAGACGCTCGGAACGGGACCACTTTCGTCCGATCGAAAGACCCACATCGTACAGCACCAGCAGGATCGTGTTgagaatgaaaagtgtaacGAGGACGCAAACAACGGCGACAGTGGCGAGGACGAACAGGAAAATCAATACTTCTACGAGGATGAAATTTTTTGTCTCACCCCCAAAAATGGTCACGTCAAGTTTGGCCTGGTGCTCGATAACTACGACGAAAGCGAAGAAGAGACGGCAGAGGAAGATGCACCAAAGCGGGGTGAAATTCGTGCCTGTTGGCATCCGGATGGACGCGAAGAAATCATCAAACAGCGAAAG GTAGGGCTTGCCGACAGGACACTAATGCCGGGTGATGTTGTGCGTCGAATGGTTCGGGGAAGGGACACGCAGCGAGGCTACTGTCACGAGATAACCGTTAAGGCAGATCTCCGTATCATCGGCACCAAGCACGTCATCCGTAACGTGCCATCGGATCGACTTCGGCCACTGTTATCCCTGCCTAAAGATAGTGCAGTTTGTCTAGACTCATGGGTCGGCAGCACAAAGCAAATCATCGAAAAGTTAATCCTTAA ATCGTCCTGTGGATCGCTGGTAGAAATATGTCCTGCCAGCGAGTTAGGAATGTTCCGAGATCATAACATGCGCTTCCGGCGAGGATTCTTTGCGGAACCATTGTTCTATCCAGGGCAGCAGCTGGTGGGGCTCATGAGCGAGCTGGCAAATGCCAAGTGGCTCACCACGTCGAACGAGATGAAACTTTCACGCAAGAATTACATGCTGGAACGAAAATTCACCGTCCAATCGGTGGAGCTGCAGGGTGTTTCAGTTCATTGGCAGTGTAAGGTTTCGACCGAAGATCTAGAACAGAAGCTGTCAGAAGGGGGCAGCTTGCAACAACCGCCAGAATACATCAGTAAAGAGGATTTAAAGCGGTTGAAAAAATTGAATCTCTTCGAATCGTGCATGCTGCAGATTAACGATAAAAATTAtctaaaaatagaagaatCTGATGTAATCTGCTCCAAGCAGGCTTGGCGCAAGGACATGAGCGGCAAGTATCGGGAGCAATTGTTGCAAGAAAGCAAAGCGAAAGTAAAGCCAATCAAAGCTTCAACCGCAGAAGAGGAAAAGGTGACGAAATCAGCTAAATTGAACAACGTAGATTCGAAGCTGACGGTTCGCAGTGCTGGAAAAGAGAATGGAGGCCACGGTTTATCAACAAAGCTCGCGAATGAGGACAGTGATGAAGGATGGGAAACGGACGAGGAGGGTGAACAATCGGACGGGGCCGCATCGTCTTGTTCGGTTACATCTAAACCTAGCCCGAGGAAATCTCCCTTGCTGTCGAAACGTGCCTGTAAGCTGAAACGTCGCCAGTTGGCTGGCGAATTTAGTGGCGATCGATTACCAGCAGCCGGGGATGAAGTGGTCACTGAAGCACTGGTTGTCTACAGCACGGCAACGGTCGTTTGGCAGGACGGGACCATCGAAACGAACATTCCGTCAACCGAACTTCGTCCGATCCATCACCTGGATGATCATGAATTTTTTCCAGGAGATTTTGTGCTGGCGGGCAATACTGATCCAGCTAAAAATCCATCCTTTCGTGATTACGGTGTTATACAGGATGTAGATCATCACGGAAGAACGGCACGTGTGAAATGGTTCAGTACGTATACGTGCACGGCAGAACCGCAGCCAACGTATAACGGTGAATCGGAGGTCAGTGTGTACGATCTGAAAGATCATCCAGATTTCCAATATCGGCCCGGGACAATCGTAATTCGTGTAGCTAACTTTACCGGCGAAGATGGTGTTTCCACCGCCGGCCAGGTATTGGACAATTACCCGAACGGGATGGTgaaggtatggtgggtggacGGATTCGTCAGCATGTGCTGGCCGCAGGATATTTTCGAGGTTGGACAATACGATTCGGAGAACAATTTTTGGGGCAGCGTAGGTGATTCGGATGCTGATTCGTGGGAAACGGAAGCGGAATCCTGTCATTTTGGTGACGCAGATGCGGGTTCCCCATCGGTAATGCTGAAACCGCAGCTAACAACAAACCTGGAGCGGGCTCGCGTAGCAATTGCAAGGCTCGAGGAGCTGTTCAACATAAATCCTCATCTACAAAACCaagaaattatgaaaaagCTTATGATGGTGTACAAAAAGTGTCGTTTCCTTGATCGACTGATGAATACGAGTTTCTTCCACGAGCGCCATTTTATGGGGCTGGTAGAACGGGTACGGAAGTCAAACAATCAGACCACGGTCGAACGAATGCAGGATCAGAAGAATCGTCTGTTTAATCAGAGTGCATCCGGTTCGAAAACGTCCACCCCGACAGCCAACACACCGGAAGCAGTAAAAACGTATTCCTTGCAGAGGGCACTCTTCAGTCCGAGCACACCGAACAGTCCGTCGGTCAGTAGTCCCACCGAAAAGCAGGAGGAAAACGATAATGCCAACTATAACGTCGGTATCGCCAACATGGAGTTGGACTACGTGAACATGTGCatgaaaatgaacgaaaacgCGGAGAACGATCTAAACAATACAAGTTCGGTGTTTGATCTAGCCGAAGCCGGTCCCGGATCTGACAAGCCGGATCAGGAGGATAAAGAAACGGGAGAGCAACTGTCGCGGGAGTGTGTCGCGGCACGGTTATGTTCGCTACTCAAGAGTCAGCTCATAAAAGTGCTGGAAGAGATAATCGAACGTTACGGGTTGGAGGATCCTTTCAAAGAGATTATATCGGTAGTAGAGATCAATACACCGACACTTGCCTCGATGCCACCCTCTTGGACACCATCTCCGGCCGGAACGCCTGAAATTCCCAGCACCACTCCAGATCCGATAGCCGCAAGCTCACCAACCGTGGCAGGCATGGATATGGTACCATCCTCGCCGTCAGGCCCTGTATCCGAAAGCTTCCAGATAATCGATTCGGCACCAACTTCACACAAGTttcatttaacaatttttcaaaccagcAACGCACAAAGCTTCTATAAAGCGGTACAGCGAGAACATTGGCTTTTGCGGACAGCTTTACCGCCCGGGGTGTGGGTTAGAACGTTTGAAGATAGGCTAGATTTGCTGAGCGTTATGATCGAGGGTCCCAAGAAAACGCCATACGAGGATGGTCTGTTTTTGTTCGACATACAGCTTGGGCTGGATTATCCGCGCGCTCCACCGTTGTGCCATTATATAAGCTACTGCACCGATCGATTGAATCCGAACCTGTACGAAGACGGCAAGGTGTGCGTTTCACTGTTGGGAACCTGGTCCGGTAAAGGTACGGAAGTTTGGGGACCGTCGAGTACACTGCTGCAGGTGATCGTGTCCATACAGGGATTAATATTGGTTGCGGAACCATACTTCAACGAGGCAGGATATGAAAAGCTTCGGG gTTCGCAGCAAGGCAAGGAGAATTCGCGTATGTACAACGAAATGGTACTACTGAAACTGGTGCAATCAATGACCAAATTAGTGTCCAATCCACCGGAAGTGTTCCGTGATCAAATTTTAACCCATTTCCACGCTTGTGGGCAACGCATGTATCATCGTCTTAAAACATGGATGGAACTGTCGAATGATTACAACCGTCGGATTAGTGTCGCGGAACGAAATG AAAAAGAACCAATCGCTTCTTGTGATTCGGGTGCTTCTCAAGCAAAAGGTGCTCCTGCTCCTGTTGCCAGCCAGGAAGATACTGCTATCAAGGATGAATTACTGTCAGAGAACAGCGATCCTCTGGTACCGCAGCCAGAATTTCCACTCATTCCAGCAAGCCGTGGTTTTTGCCTCACGCTGACCGGTCTTTTGGAAGCGTTCCAAAAGCAGTTGCAACAGTTAGCAACTTTACCGGTGGCACCCCTGGCCGACGGTAAATAA
- the LOC128719381 gene encoding uncharacterized protein LOC128719381 has product MALKSDSVFERIAKRLETIDPNNRQVQQIYKFRIQQNGKVVKTWVLDLKAVKLTEGDGAAEATLTMEDDIMFALGTGAMPAKEALAQDKLDVEGQVELIFLLEPFIASLKK; this is encoded by the coding sequence ATGGCCCTCAAGTCCGATTCCGTGTTCGAGCGTATCGCTAAGCGCCTGGAGACGATCGACCCGAACAACCGTCAGGTGCAGCAGATCTACAAGTTCCGCATTCAGCAGAACGGTAAGGTTGTGAAGACCTGGGTGCTGGACCTGAAGGCTGTCAAGCTGACCGAGGGTGACGGTGCGGCGGAGGCCACCCTTACCATGGAGGATGACATCATGTTCGCACTCGGCACGGGCGCAATGCCGGCGAAGGAGGCCCTCGCCCAGGACAAGCTGGATGTGGAGGGACAGGTCGAGCTGATCTTCCTGCTGGAGCCGTTCATTGCTTCGCTCAAGAAGTAA